The Saccharothrix variisporea genome has a segment encoding these proteins:
- a CDS encoding response regulator transcription factor, with protein MRTMRAVTSPEIRRPDGSPVRVLVVDDESTLAELMSMALRMEKWEVRTALDGTAAVRTAREFRPDVVVLDVMLPDFDGLEVLRRLRADAPALPVLFLTAKDAVEDRIAGLTAGGDDYVTKPFSLEEVVLRLRGLLRRAGVAGASAGSELVVGDLVLDEDTREVRRGGQAVELTATEFELLRFLMRNPKRVLSKAQILDRVWSYDFGGQANIVELYISYLRKKIDAGRTPMIHTMRGAGYVLKPAP; from the coding sequence ATGAGGACCATGCGTGCGGTGACTTCTCCCGAGATCCGTCGACCCGACGGCAGTCCGGTGCGGGTGCTGGTGGTCGACGACGAGTCGACGCTCGCCGAGCTGATGTCGATGGCGCTGCGTATGGAGAAGTGGGAGGTGCGCACCGCGCTGGACGGGACCGCGGCGGTGCGGACGGCCCGCGAGTTCCGGCCGGACGTGGTCGTGCTGGACGTCATGCTGCCCGACTTCGACGGGCTGGAGGTGCTGCGCCGGCTGCGTGCCGACGCGCCCGCGCTGCCCGTGCTGTTCCTGACCGCGAAGGACGCCGTGGAGGACCGGATCGCGGGGCTGACCGCGGGCGGGGACGACTACGTGACCAAGCCGTTCAGCCTGGAGGAGGTCGTGCTGCGGCTGCGCGGGCTGCTGCGGCGCGCCGGGGTGGCCGGGGCGTCGGCCGGGTCGGAGCTGGTGGTGGGCGACCTGGTGCTGGACGAGGACACCCGCGAGGTGCGGCGCGGCGGGCAGGCCGTGGAGCTGACCGCGACGGAGTTCGAGCTGCTGCGGTTCCTGATGCGCAACCCGAAGCGGGTGCTGAGCAAGGCGCAGATCCTGGACCGGGTGTGGAGCTACGACTTCGGCGGTCAGGCGAACATCGTGGAGCTCTACATCTCGTACCTGCGCAAGAAGATCGACGCGGGCCGCACGCCGATGATCCACACGATGCGGGGCGCCGGGTATGTCCTCAAGCCTGCACCCTGA
- a CDS encoding DUF742 domain-containing protein, which yields MSTAGSEHPEAPRRRRSLRGEVGTTGARFGSPALRRHLEEEQPAEVPKPPRKRRSLRGEVGATGARFGSAALRRSLEAEDPPQPPAPREESDPEETAPFSGHFDEVETEVRAEPEPEPALEWSGPLVRPYAWTRGRTSSQHDLRIETLVSLEEHGIAIAMRDTTPEQRAIVELCASTRSVAEVSALLSLPLGVVRVLLGDLIDMGVVAAHHNAAAGPDLMLMERVLQGLRNL from the coding sequence GTGAGCACCGCCGGCTCCGAGCACCCCGAGGCCCCCAGACGCCGCAGGTCCCTGCGCGGCGAAGTCGGCACGACCGGCGCACGGTTCGGGTCGCCCGCCCTCCGCAGGCACCTGGAGGAGGAGCAGCCCGCCGAAGTGCCCAAGCCGCCGAGGAAGCGCCGGTCGTTGCGGGGCGAGGTCGGGGCCACCGGGGCGCGGTTCGGGTCGGCCGCGTTGCGCAGGAGCCTGGAAGCCGAGGACCCACCACAGCCGCCGGCACCTCGCGAGGAGTCGGACCCGGAGGAGACGGCGCCGTTCAGCGGGCACTTCGACGAGGTGGAGACCGAGGTCAGGGCCGAGCCCGAACCGGAACCGGCCCTGGAGTGGAGCGGCCCGCTCGTCCGCCCCTACGCCTGGACCCGCGGCCGGACCTCCTCCCAGCACGACCTGCGCATCGAGACGCTGGTGTCGTTAGAGGAACACGGCATCGCCATCGCCATGCGCGACACCACCCCCGAGCAGCGCGCGATCGTGGAGCTGTGCGCGAGCACGCGCTCGGTCGCGGAGGTGTCCGCGCTGCTCAGCCTCCCCCTGGGGGTGGTCCGCGTCCTGCTGGGCGACCTGATCGACATGGGCGTCGTGGCCGCCCACCACAACGCCGCCGCCGGTCCGGACCTCATGCTCATGGAACGGGTCCTACAAGGCCTGCGCAACCTCTGA
- a CDS encoding RNA-binding S4 domain-containing protein has translation MRIREVEISDDMIRLGQFLKLAGLAENGAHARELVEDGEVTVNGRVEVQRGKQLRNGDVVAIGPDKVRLVANA, from the coding sequence ATGCGCATCCGCGAGGTGGAGATCTCCGACGACATGATCCGGCTGGGCCAGTTCCTCAAGCTGGCGGGCCTGGCGGAGAACGGCGCCCACGCGCGGGAACTGGTGGAGGACGGCGAGGTGACCGTCAACGGCCGCGTCGAGGTGCAGCGCGGCAAGCAGCTGCGCAACGGCGACGTGGTCGCGATCGGCCCGGACAAGGTCCGCCTGGTGGCCAACGCCTGA
- the rfbC gene encoding dTDP-4-dehydrorhamnose 3,5-epimerase, with the protein MTGVAAPKQGMDMTVTPTELEGVFVIQPEWFEDERGFFFESYSKRRWEQHGLSLDFVQDNHSRSTKGVLRGFHFQNTLAPQHRLVRCTVGAIFDVVVDLRVGSPTFGKWYGIELTAQNRTQLLIGPEFAHGFAVLSDVAEVQYKTTGFHNPLAEGLLAWNDPDVGVEWPISDPILSAKDSTNPSLAEYLEHPAFTLGAHA; encoded by the coding sequence ATGACTGGGGTAGCGGCCCCGAAGCAGGGCATGGACATGACGGTGACCCCCACCGAGCTGGAGGGCGTCTTCGTGATCCAGCCCGAGTGGTTCGAGGACGAACGGGGGTTCTTCTTCGAGTCCTACAGCAAGCGCCGCTGGGAGCAGCACGGCCTGTCGCTGGACTTCGTGCAGGACAACCACTCCCGCTCCACCAAGGGAGTGCTGCGCGGGTTCCACTTCCAGAACACCCTCGCGCCCCAGCACCGCCTGGTGCGCTGCACGGTCGGCGCGATCTTCGACGTGGTGGTGGACCTGCGGGTCGGCTCGCCGACCTTCGGGAAGTGGTACGGCATCGAGCTGACCGCGCAGAACCGCACGCAACTGCTCATCGGCCCCGAGTTCGCGCACGGCTTCGCGGTGCTGTCGGACGTGGCCGAGGTGCAGTACAAGACCACCGGCTTCCACAACCCGCTGGCCGAGGGCCTGCTGGCGTGGAACGACCCGGACGTCGGCGTGGAGTGGCCGATCAGCGACCCGATCCTGTCGGCCAAGGACAGCACCAACCCCAGCCTCGCCGAGTACCTGGAACACCCGGCCTTCACCTTGGGAGCCCACGCGTGA
- a CDS encoding Gfo/Idh/MocA family protein — protein sequence MDQPIGIAVVGAGYWGPNLVRNAQATPGLKLRYLCDLDTERARRVLGDYSTVRVSGSLDDVLADPAVDAVAIATPAATHLPVALAALRAGKHVLVEKPLAAGYAAGLELVEEAEARGLTLMLDHTFVYTPTVQHLRHLVRSGEIGTVQYLDSVRVNLGLVQPDVDVFWDLAPHDLSIFDAVLPDGVHVRRVSAHGSDPIGAGRACVGHLTLELSDGVLAHVHVNWLSPTKIRTMIVGGSRRTVVWDDLNVVQRLSVHDRGADVIDGDEERTQAIISYRRGDTVAPALPEREALRGVMAEFAAAITEKRAPLTDGWSGLRVLAILEAASASLAAGGEFVRVRDVRPAELEEAVA from the coding sequence ATGGACCAGCCGATCGGCATCGCCGTCGTCGGCGCCGGGTACTGGGGACCGAACCTGGTGCGCAACGCCCAGGCCACCCCGGGCCTGAAGCTGCGGTACCTGTGCGACCTGGACACCGAGCGCGCCCGCCGCGTGCTGGGCGACTACTCGACCGTGCGGGTCTCGGGCTCCCTGGACGACGTGCTGGCCGACCCGGCGGTGGACGCCGTCGCCATCGCCACCCCCGCCGCCACGCACCTGCCGGTCGCGCTGGCCGCGCTGCGGGCGGGCAAGCACGTGCTGGTGGAGAAGCCGCTGGCGGCCGGGTACGCGGCCGGGCTGGAGCTGGTCGAGGAGGCCGAGGCCCGCGGCCTGACCCTCATGCTCGACCACACCTTCGTCTACACGCCGACCGTGCAGCACCTGCGGCACCTGGTGCGCTCCGGCGAGATCGGCACCGTCCAGTACCTGGACTCGGTGCGGGTGAACCTGGGCCTGGTGCAGCCCGACGTGGACGTGTTCTGGGACCTGGCCCCGCACGACCTGTCGATCTTCGACGCGGTCCTGCCGGACGGGGTCCACGTGCGCCGCGTCTCGGCGCACGGCTCGGACCCGATCGGCGCCGGCCGGGCGTGCGTCGGGCACCTCACCCTGGAGCTCTCCGATGGCGTGCTGGCCCACGTGCACGTGAACTGGCTGTCCCCGACGAAGATCCGCACCATGATCGTCGGCGGGTCGCGGCGCACGGTCGTGTGGGACGACCTGAACGTGGTGCAGCGGCTCTCGGTGCACGACCGGGGCGCGGACGTCATCGACGGTGACGAGGAGCGCACCCAGGCCATCATCTCCTACCGGCGCGGCGACACCGTCGCGCCCGCCCTGCCCGAGCGGGAGGCGCTGCGCGGCGTCATGGCGGAGTTCGCCGCGGCGATCACCGAGAAGCGCGCGCCGCTCACCGACGGCTGGTCGGGCCTGCGGGTGCTGGCGATCCTGGAGGCGGCGTCGGCGAGCCTGGCGGCCGGCGGCGAGTTCGTGCGAGTGCGGGACGTGCGTCCCGCGGAACTGGAAGAGGCGGTGGCATGA
- a CDS encoding sensor histidine kinase codes for MSSSLHPERWPLRTRLIVEQVVLIAIVCAGIGLVTGFALRDFLIGKLDNDLRDTAGRVERAHGFPLPAPLPGMKGPLEGPGFGQGTVVLITYGEAVQDADRLTGRETQVLSSNEQSALMAVPVDALPHTASLGAAGDYRVLSFRARDGARIVTALPMAEVDDIVLRVGLILGGVALAGLVAVSLAGALIIRKTLRPLERVAATASRVAELPLHEGKVALAERVPEQDTNPHTEVGQVGLALNKMLGHVGNALEARHESETRVRQFVADASHELRTPLAAIRGYAELTRRTRDDVPEQIAHAMRRVESEAVRMTSLVEDLLLLARLDAGRPLSRDDVDLSRVVVDAVSDARIAGPDHDWRLEVPAEPVVVRGDAHKLQQVLVNLLSNARTHTPPGTTVTTALAVVGNGVALTVTDDGPGIPASLLPEVFERFARGDTSRSRAAGSTGLGLSIVAAVVAAHDGEVGVESRPGRTRFTVTLPR; via the coding sequence ATGTCCTCAAGCCTGCACCCTGAGCGCTGGCCGCTGCGCACCCGGCTCATCGTGGAGCAGGTGGTGCTGATCGCGATCGTGTGCGCCGGGATCGGCCTGGTGACCGGGTTCGCGCTGCGCGACTTCCTGATCGGCAAGCTCGACAACGACCTGCGCGACACGGCCGGGCGCGTGGAGCGGGCGCACGGCTTCCCGCTGCCCGCGCCGCTGCCCGGGATGAAGGGTCCGCTGGAGGGGCCGGGGTTCGGGCAGGGCACGGTCGTGCTGATCACCTACGGCGAGGCCGTGCAGGACGCGGACCGGCTGACCGGGCGCGAGACCCAGGTGCTGTCGTCGAACGAGCAGTCCGCCCTGATGGCCGTGCCGGTGGACGCCCTGCCGCACACGGCCTCGCTGGGTGCGGCGGGCGACTACCGCGTGCTGTCGTTCCGCGCGCGGGACGGCGCCCGGATCGTCACCGCGCTGCCGATGGCCGAGGTGGACGACATCGTGCTGCGGGTGGGGTTGATCCTCGGCGGGGTGGCGTTGGCGGGTCTGGTGGCGGTGAGCCTCGCCGGCGCGTTGATCATCCGGAAGACCTTGCGCCCCTTGGAACGCGTGGCCGCGACCGCGTCCCGGGTGGCCGAACTGCCGTTGCACGAGGGCAAGGTGGCGCTGGCCGAACGCGTGCCCGAGCAGGACACCAACCCGCACACCGAGGTCGGGCAGGTCGGGTTGGCGTTGAACAAGATGCTCGGGCACGTCGGCAACGCCCTGGAGGCCCGGCACGAGAGCGAGACCCGCGTGCGGCAGTTCGTGGCGGACGCGAGCCACGAGCTGCGCACCCCGCTGGCCGCGATCCGGGGGTACGCCGAACTGACCCGCCGCACCCGGGACGACGTGCCCGAGCAGATCGCGCACGCCATGCGGCGGGTGGAGTCCGAGGCGGTCCGGATGACGTCCTTGGTGGAAGACCTGTTGCTGTTGGCCCGCCTGGACGCCGGCCGGCCGCTGTCCAGGGACGACGTGGACCTGTCCCGGGTGGTGGTCGACGCGGTGAGCGACGCCCGGATCGCCGGCCCGGACCACGACTGGCGCTTGGAGGTGCCCGCCGAGCCCGTCGTGGTGCGGGGCGACGCGCACAAGCTCCAACAGGTCCTGGTGAACCTGCTGTCCAACGCCCGCACCCACACCCCGCCCGGGACCACCGTGACCACGGCGTTGGCGGTGGTGGGGAACGGCGTGGCCCTGACCGTGACCGACGACGGTCCGGGGATCCCGGCGTCGTTGCTGCCCGAGGTGTTCGAACGGTTCGCCCGCGGTGACACGTCGAGGTCGCGGGCGGCGGGCAGCACGGGCTTGGGCCTGTCCATCGTGGCGGCCGTGGTGGCGGCCCATGACGGCGAGGTCGGAGTCGAGTCGCGGCCGGGCCGCACCCGGTTCACCGTGACCCTCCCGCGCTGA
- a CDS encoding glycine zipper family protein, with the protein MEVALVAGAVLGALHGGWAWRVRLYPRSARGVALAVIDFTWSLPNTVAGVLLLAYALGRGNQVDREFSRHRGVLGLRDGVIKGFATTVGPVQAGVSMGVDAHEAVHVLQARVFGPCYLPLVAANWVVATVLPYWLLYHDRERAPITGVRAYFERGVYPHCWHEEWAYRVQGTPPGG; encoded by the coding sequence GTGGAGGTCGCGTTGGTGGCCGGCGCGGTGCTCGGTGCGCTGCACGGCGGCTGGGCGTGGCGCGTCCGGCTGTACCCGCGGTCGGCGCGCGGGGTCGCGCTGGCCGTGATCGACTTCACGTGGAGCCTGCCGAACACGGTCGCCGGCGTCCTGCTGTTGGCCTACGCGTTGGGCCGGGGCAACCAGGTCGACCGGGAGTTCAGCCGGCACCGGGGCGTCCTCGGCTTGCGGGACGGCGTGATCAAGGGCTTCGCGACGACGGTCGGCCCGGTGCAGGCGGGCGTGTCGATGGGCGTGGACGCGCACGAGGCCGTCCACGTGCTGCAGGCGCGGGTGTTCGGGCCGTGCTACCTGCCGTTGGTGGCGGCGAACTGGGTGGTGGCGACGGTCCTGCCGTACTGGCTGCTGTACCACGACCGGGAACGCGCACCGATCACCGGCGTGCGGGCGTACTTCGAACGCGGCGTGTACCCGCACTGCTGGCACGAGGAGTGGGCCTACCGGGTGCAGGGCACACCGCCCGGCGGCTGA
- the mug gene encoding G/U mismatch-specific DNA glycosylase, with protein sequence MTLPDLVGPGLDVLFCGINPGLLSAATGHHFARPGNRFWPALHLSGFTPRRLAPEEQEELLEHGLGITNLSDRPTAKADELSAEELRAGGERLTALAAAYAPKVVAVVGITAYRTAFGRPRAVVGPQPESIASSRLWVVPNPSGLNAHYRLDDFVEVFRRLRSEVAQAL encoded by the coding sequence GTGACCCTGCCGGACCTGGTCGGGCCCGGTCTGGACGTGCTGTTCTGCGGCATCAACCCGGGCCTGCTGTCGGCGGCGACCGGCCACCACTTCGCGCGTCCGGGCAACCGCTTCTGGCCCGCGCTGCACCTGTCCGGCTTCACGCCCCGCCGGCTCGCGCCGGAGGAGCAGGAGGAACTGCTGGAGCACGGGCTGGGGATCACGAACCTCTCCGACCGGCCGACCGCGAAGGCCGACGAGCTGTCGGCGGAGGAGCTGCGGGCGGGTGGGGAGCGGCTGACCGCGCTGGCGGCGGCGTACGCGCCGAAGGTGGTCGCGGTCGTGGGGATCACCGCGTACCGGACGGCGTTCGGGCGGCCCCGGGCCGTGGTCGGTCCGCAGCCGGAGTCGATCGCGTCGTCGCGGCTGTGGGTCGTGCCGAACCCGTCGGGGTTGAACGCCCACTACCGGTTGGACGACTTCGTCGAGGTGTTCCGGCGGCTGCGGTCAGAGGTTGCGCAGGCCTTGTAG
- a CDS encoding sugar transferase, whose translation MSEQVRSTRRRPAARSAATDPTTSPATHRTTHPTVSSWEPAYRYGVIAADTVCTVLVVVLAGLVLSAHHLTFGPLPLLALEAVTVAVVLSSLYVNRVWNASVLGQGAEEFRRLGRGLFASVVALGLGALAAGLPGARLWVFLVGPAIALVAFPTRYLLRRPLHRARGEGKCLLPVLAAGNVDTVKDLISRTRRAPHLGWRVDAVCTVDGRADLGVELDGIAVVGRFAEVAEQVRRGGYRIVAVTPDAYWTPRRLQQLAWDLEGTGAEMVVAPALMDFAGPRLHVTGVLGMPLLRVSEPSFTGIRRVVKATVDRIGSFVLLVLFAPVLLACAVAVMVDTRGPVLYKQRRVGKDGAHFTIIKFRTMITDADALRGQLEQVNEGAGVLFKMRRDPRVTTVGRFLRRYSLDELPQLLNVLGGSMSLVGPRPPLPEESAKYGPAMRRRLLVKPGLTGLWQVSGRSDLSWEESVRLDLRYVEDWSLALDALILWKTFRAVFGGHGAY comes from the coding sequence ATGAGCGAGCAGGTCCGATCCACGCGCCGCAGACCGGCGGCGCGGTCGGCCGCGACCGATCCGACGACCAGTCCGGCCACCCACCGCACCACCCACCCCACCGTCAGCAGCTGGGAGCCCGCCTACCGGTACGGCGTGATCGCCGCCGACACCGTCTGCACCGTCCTGGTCGTGGTGCTGGCGGGTCTGGTGCTCTCCGCCCACCACCTGACCTTCGGCCCCCTCCCGCTGCTGGCCCTGGAAGCGGTGACGGTCGCCGTCGTGCTCTCCTCGCTCTACGTCAACCGCGTCTGGAACGCCTCGGTGCTCGGCCAGGGCGCCGAGGAGTTCCGCAGGCTGGGCCGCGGCCTGTTCGCCTCGGTCGTGGCGCTGGGCCTGGGCGCGCTGGCCGCCGGGCTGCCCGGCGCGCGGCTGTGGGTGTTCCTGGTCGGACCGGCCATCGCGCTGGTCGCCTTCCCCACCCGCTACCTGCTGCGCCGACCGCTGCACCGGGCGCGCGGCGAGGGCAAGTGCCTGCTGCCGGTGCTCGCGGCGGGCAACGTCGACACCGTCAAGGACCTGATCAGCCGCACCCGCCGCGCGCCGCACCTGGGGTGGCGGGTGGACGCGGTGTGCACTGTGGACGGTCGGGCGGACCTGGGCGTCGAGCTGGACGGGATCGCCGTGGTGGGCCGGTTCGCCGAGGTCGCCGAGCAGGTGCGCCGGGGCGGCTACCGGATCGTCGCGGTCACCCCGGACGCCTACTGGACGCCGCGCAGGCTCCAGCAGCTGGCCTGGGACCTGGAGGGCACCGGCGCGGAGATGGTCGTCGCGCCCGCCCTGATGGACTTCGCCGGGCCCCGGCTGCACGTCACCGGCGTGCTGGGGATGCCGCTGCTGCGGGTCAGCGAGCCGTCGTTCACCGGTATCCGCCGCGTGGTCAAGGCGACCGTGGACCGGATCGGGTCGTTCGTCCTGCTCGTCCTGTTCGCGCCGGTCCTGCTGGCCTGCGCGGTCGCGGTCATGGTCGACACCCGCGGCCCGGTGCTCTACAAGCAGCGCCGCGTCGGCAAGGACGGCGCGCACTTCACGATCATCAAGTTCCGGACCATGATCACCGACGCCGACGCGCTGCGCGGCCAGTTGGAGCAGGTCAACGAGGGTGCGGGCGTGCTGTTCAAGATGCGCCGCGACCCCCGGGTGACCACCGTGGGCCGGTTCCTGCGCCGCTACTCCCTCGACGAGCTGCCGCAGCTGCTCAACGTCCTGGGCGGCTCGATGTCGCTGGTCGGGCCGCGCCCGCCGCTGCCGGAGGAGAGCGCGAAGTACGGGCCCGCGATGCGGCGGCGCCTGCTGGTCAAGCCGGGCCTGACCGGGTTGTGGCAGGTCTCCGGCCGCAGCGACCTGAGCTGGGAGGAGTCCGTGCGGCTGGACCTGCGCTACGTCGAGGACTGGTCCCTGGCGCTGGACGCGCTGATCTTGTGGAAGACCTTCCGGGCCGTCTTCGGCGGCCACGGGGCCTACTGA
- a CDS encoding glycosyltransferase family 39 protein has translation MRARLPLLLLLGGTAVLYLWRLGDSGWANAYYSAAAQAGAASWRAWFFGATDASGSITVDKTPASVWVMGLSARLFGVNAWSVLVPQALMGVASVGLLYATVKRTAGQAAGLIAGVVFALTPVAVLMFRFNNPDALLVLLLVAGAYCTVRAAESASWRWLVLAGAAVGVGFLTKMLQAFLVLPAFGAAYAFAAPTSWGRKVLHLSGALGAMVVAGGWWVLVVELVPDRPYIGGSQGNSVLELALGYNGLGRLTGDEVGSVGGGRGWGSVGWSRLLGAEMGGQIAWLLPTALVLLVAGAWAGRRRERVGLLLWGGWLLVTAGVFSFMNGIIHAYYTVALAPAIGAIIGTGAVVLWRRRTEPGAAAALSGALAVTALQCYLLLLGWSPALATAVLVLGLLAAVGLFLSAAAPPALVVPVAVVAALLGPGAYSVATAATPHSGAIPSAGPASSRGGGVVVFGGANRGMGGLLSAPTPGAQLVDLLRDNSGRYKWAAAVVGSNNAAGYQLGSGVPVMAVGGFNGTDPAPTLEQFQQLVRSGQIHYFLGGAFMPAETGSDASQRIAEWVEATFQATTVDDVTVYDLTAEAQG, from the coding sequence ATGCGAGCGCGACTTCCCCTGTTGTTGTTGCTGGGCGGGACGGCCGTGTTGTACCTGTGGCGGCTGGGGGACTCCGGGTGGGCCAACGCCTACTACTCGGCCGCCGCCCAGGCCGGTGCCGCCAGTTGGCGGGCGTGGTTCTTCGGGGCCACCGACGCTTCCGGGTCCATCACGGTCGACAAGACACCGGCGTCCGTGTGGGTCATGGGGCTCTCGGCCCGGCTCTTCGGCGTCAACGCCTGGAGCGTGCTGGTCCCGCAGGCCCTGATGGGGGTGGCGAGCGTCGGACTCCTGTACGCCACCGTGAAGAGGACCGCGGGGCAGGCCGCCGGGTTGATCGCGGGTGTGGTGTTCGCGTTGACGCCGGTCGCGGTGTTGATGTTCCGGTTCAACAACCCCGACGCGTTGTTGGTGCTGCTGCTCGTCGCCGGGGCCTACTGCACGGTCCGGGCGGCGGAAAGCGCTTCCTGGCGGTGGTTGGTGCTGGCCGGGGCGGCGGTGGGCGTCGGGTTCCTCACCAAGATGTTGCAGGCGTTCCTGGTGTTGCCGGCGTTCGGGGCGGCGTACGCGTTCGCGGCGCCCACCAGTTGGGGGCGCAAGGTCCTGCACCTGTCGGGTGCGCTGGGGGCGATGGTCGTCGCCGGCGGGTGGTGGGTGCTGGTCGTCGAACTGGTGCCCGACCGGCCTTACATCGGCGGGTCGCAGGGCAACAGCGTGCTGGAACTGGCCCTGGGCTACAACGGGTTGGGCCGGCTGACCGGCGACGAGGTCGGCAGTGTCGGCGGCGGGCGCGGGTGGGGCTCGGTGGGGTGGAGCCGGCTGCTGGGCGCGGAGATGGGTGGCCAGATCGCCTGGTTGCTGCCGACCGCGTTGGTGCTGCTGGTCGCGGGGGCCTGGGCGGGACGGCGGCGCGAGCGAGTGGGGTTGCTGCTCTGGGGCGGGTGGCTCCTGGTGACCGCCGGTGTCTTCAGCTTCATGAACGGGATCATCCACGCGTACTACACCGTCGCCCTGGCACCCGCGATCGGCGCGATCATCGGCACCGGCGCGGTCGTGTTGTGGCGGCGCAGGACCGAACCCGGGGCGGCGGCGGCGTTGTCGGGGGCGCTCGCGGTGACGGCGCTCCAGTGCTACCTGCTGCTCCTGGGCTGGTCCCCGGCGCTGGCCACGGCCGTCCTGGTGCTCGGGCTGCTGGCGGCGGTCGGCCTGTTCCTGTCCGCGGCCGCGCCGCCGGCCCTCGTGGTGCCGGTCGCGGTGGTGGCGGCGCTGCTCGGGCCGGGCGCGTACTCGGTGGCCACCGCCGCCACCCCGCACTCCGGCGCCATCCCCAGTGCCGGCCCGGCCTCCTCGAGGGGTGGAGGCGTGGTCGTGTTCGGTGGGGCGAACCGCGGCATGGGTGGTCTGCTCAGCGCGCCGACACCGGGGGCGCAGCTGGTCGACCTCCTCCGCGACAACAGCGGCAGGTACAAGTGGGCCGCTGCCGTGGTCGGGTCCAACAACGCCGCCGGCTACCAGTTGGGCAGCGGCGTGCCCGTGATGGCGGTGGGCGGGTTCAACGGCACCGATCCCGCGCCCACGCTCGAGCAATTCCAGCAGCTGGTCCGCAGTGGACAGATCCACTACTTCCTCGGCGGCGCCTTCATGCCCGCCGAGACCGGCAGCGACGCCTCCCAGCGGATCGCCGAGTGGGTCGAGGCCACGTTCCAGGCCACCACCGTGGACGACGTCACCGTCTACGACCTCACAGCGGAGGCACAGGGATGA
- a CDS encoding copper resistance CopC family protein, translated as MKRLALSALVALGLLAAAPAAWAHTELVGSDPADGATLPQPPTRLTLTFSQPVPAESATITVTAPDGTTWTVGEASASGPTVAVALTPGASPAGRYVVSWQVESLDGDFVSGKTSFSLAPTQGDPNPAQPAPVTTVPGAAGTTSASPTGTSPAGTITLVATAPPTIQSAPAEGGGFPVWGWVVGALVVVAAGVAVALRLRGRSG; from the coding sequence ATGAAGCGACTGGCGCTCTCGGCACTCGTGGCACTGGGCCTGCTCGCCGCCGCACCCGCGGCGTGGGCCCACACCGAACTGGTCGGCAGCGACCCGGCCGACGGGGCGACCCTGCCCCAACCGCCGACCCGGCTGACGTTGACGTTCAGCCAACCCGTGCCCGCCGAGAGCGCCACGATCACCGTGACCGCGCCGGACGGCACCACGTGGACCGTGGGGGAGGCGTCCGCGTCCGGCCCGACCGTGGCCGTGGCGCTGACCCCGGGCGCCTCGCCCGCCGGGCGGTACGTGGTCAGCTGGCAGGTGGAGAGCCTCGACGGCGACTTCGTCAGCGGCAAGACGTCCTTCTCGCTCGCCCCCACCCAGGGTGATCCCAACCCGGCCCAGCCCGCGCCGGTCACCACCGTCCCGGGTGCCGCGGGCACCACGTCCGCGTCGCCCACCGGCACGTCACCGGCGGGGACGATCACGCTGGTGGCCACCGCGCCGCCGACGATCCAGTCCGCGCCCGCCGAGGGCGGCGGGTTCCCGGTCTGGGGGTGGGTCGTCGGGGCGCTGGTGGTCGTCGCGGCGGGCGTGGCGGTGGCGCTGCGGCTGCGGGGCCGGTCGGGGTGA